The Candidatus Omnitrophota bacterium genome has a window encoding:
- a CDS encoding secondary thiamine-phosphate synthase enzyme YjbQ, with the protein MKSHTKYLWFNTKNRYEIVNITEQVLEAIDESRVKEGMCLVNAMHITASVFINDNESGLHQDFLAWVEKLAPYGKDKYKHNLTGEDNGDAHLKRTIMGREVVCAVTDGKLDFGPWEQIFYGEFDGQRRKRVLVKIIGE; encoded by the coding sequence ATGAAATCGCATACGAAATACCTTTGGTTCAATACGAAGAATAGGTATGAGATCGTGAATATTACTGAACAGGTGCTGGAAGCTATTGACGAGAGCAGGGTAAAAGAGGGCATGTGCCTGGTTAATGCGATGCACATTACCGCGAGCGTATTTATCAATGACAACGAATCCGGGTTGCACCAGGACTTTCTCGCGTGGGTCGAGAAATTGGCGCCATATGGCAAGGACAAGTATAAGCACAATTTGACAGGTGAAGATAATGGCGATGCACACCTGAAAAGGACGATTATGGGGCGAGAGGTTGTTTGTGCCGTTACGGATGGCAAGCTCGATTTCGGGCCGTGGGAACAGATCTTTTACGGAGAATTCGACGGGCAGAGGCGCAAGAGAGTCCTCGTAAAGATAATAGGAGAATAG
- a CDS encoding LemA family protein: protein MKGILIGLVAAVLIVGVAVASTYNGIVTKHETITAKWAQVENQLQRRNDLIPNLVNSVKGYAAHEKTVFEDVTKARSQWANASTVNEKVKAAGQVDAALSRLLLVVENYPLLKADQTFLQLMDELSGTENRIAVERMRYNEAVKEFNITVRRFPANVVAGMFGYKPATEYFKAEEKAKAVPEVKF, encoded by the coding sequence ATGAAGGGCATTTTGATAGGGTTGGTAGCGGCAGTTCTAATAGTGGGAGTAGCAGTTGCATCAACATACAATGGTATAGTCACGAAGCATGAAACCATTACCGCAAAGTGGGCTCAGGTCGAGAATCAATTGCAGAGACGTAATGACCTTATACCGAACCTTGTGAATTCGGTAAAGGGTTATGCGGCGCATGAAAAGACGGTATTTGAGGATGTTACAAAGGCGCGCTCTCAATGGGCGAATGCATCGACTGTTAACGAAAAAGTAAAGGCCGCGGGTCAGGTTGATGCGGCGCTGTCAAGATTGCTTTTGGTCGTTGAGAATTATCCTTTGTTGAAGGCCGATCAGACGTTCTTGCAACTTATGGATGAGTTATCAGGTACCGAAAATAGGATTGCGGTCGAGAGGATGAGATATAACGAAGCGGTCAAAGAGTTTAATATCACAGTCCGAAGGTTCCCGGCCAATGTTGTCGCCGGAATGTTCGGCTACAAGCCGGCAACCGAATACTTCAAAGCGGAAGAAAAAGCGAAGGCAGTGCCGGAGGTTAAGTTTTAG
- a CDS encoding TPM domain-containing protein, whose product MRKIFLIIFFTTLLFSQASKADDIGQPSGWVNDSAGVISQEYKNKITALIEELERKTSAEIFVVAVSSIAPYDENSYARMIFDSWKPGKLGKDNGVLVLLAVSQRRWRIETGYGAEGILPDGRCGQIGRSYMVPYFKAGEYGKGLYYGVAAISDVIAKDAKLTLDGLSGLNIKSVSASSEKGDDMGMAALFFIICAVASVFRFLFWHNLPAGKRKDSFLTYGGGFGGGGFGGGGFGGGGGGGGGGGGAGGGF is encoded by the coding sequence ATGAGAAAAATTTTTCTGATAATATTTTTTACAACCCTGCTATTTTCGCAGGCCTCCAAAGCTGATGATATTGGGCAGCCCTCAGGCTGGGTCAATGATTCGGCAGGCGTTATCTCCCAGGAATATAAAAATAAGATAACGGCTTTAATAGAGGAACTTGAACGAAAAACTTCAGCGGAAATTTTTGTCGTCGCGGTAAGTTCTATAGCTCCATATGATGAAAATAGTTACGCGCGTATGATATTTGATTCATGGAAACCCGGTAAACTCGGTAAAGATAATGGCGTGCTGGTGTTATTGGCGGTAAGCCAGAGGCGCTGGCGCATTGAAACAGGTTACGGCGCGGAAGGAATTTTGCCGGATGGCCGTTGCGGGCAGATCGGCCGCAGTTACATGGTGCCGTATTTTAAGGCCGGCGAATATGGCAAGGGACTTTATTACGGAGTGGCCGCGATCAGTGATGTTATTGCCAAAGATGCTAAGTTAACGCTCGATGGCTTAAGCGGCCTTAATATTAAGAGCGTAAGCGCTTCTTCTGAAAAAGGCGATGATATGGGCATGGCCGCACTATTCTTCATAATATGTGCAGTAGCGTCGGTCTTCAGGTTTTTATTCTGGCATAATCTGCCTGCGGGTAAGCGGAAAGACAGCTTTTTAACATATGGCGGTGGATTTGGAGGTGGCGGATTTGGCGGCGGTGGATTTGGCGGAGGCGGCGGCGGAGGCGGTGGAGGAGGCGGCGCCGGCGGAGGATTTTGA